In a genomic window of Salegentibacter salegens:
- a CDS encoding MoaD/ThiS family protein, translating to MEGLTIKAFGIIAEKLPEQEFKFPKKKDTEELLNSLYNEYPNLKDLDFSLAVNQQLIQQNTSLEGNEEIALLPPFSGG from the coding sequence ATGGAAGGATTAACTATAAAAGCTTTTGGAATAATCGCTGAAAAGTTGCCTGAGCAGGAATTTAAATTTCCAAAGAAAAAGGATACTGAAGAATTATTGAACAGCCTTTATAATGAATATCCCAATTTAAAAGATTTAGATTTTTCACTGGCGGTTAATCAGCAGCTTATACAACAAAACACCTCTCTGGAAGGGAACGAGGAGATTGCTCTTTTACCACCATTTTCTGGAGGATGA
- the mobA gene encoding molybdenum cofactor guanylyltransferase, with translation MNLFLKSYPNIEAFVLAGGKSSRMGRDKGLVSLNEEPMILHVLRELEFLKIPTKIIANNSAYKKFNLPIYNDVIPEKGPMGGLLTAMENTKAEMVLLLACDMPFITASAIEKLLNNSDNEQITASMFNQKINPLFSIYPVILKENIKKSIALGNLKMTDFILKNQHVLLPFENEISGKIFKNINTEKERKEAEKKWKD, from the coding sequence ATTAATCTTTTTCTGAAAAGTTATCCAAACATAGAAGCATTTGTACTTGCAGGTGGAAAAAGTAGCCGTATGGGGCGTGATAAAGGCCTGGTTTCTCTAAATGAAGAACCAATGATTTTACACGTGTTGCGGGAATTGGAATTTTTGAAAATACCCACCAAAATAATCGCTAATAATTCGGCTTATAAAAAGTTTAATCTACCCATTTATAATGATGTTATTCCCGAAAAAGGACCAATGGGTGGTTTGCTAACCGCCATGGAGAATACGAAAGCAGAAATGGTGCTGCTCCTTGCCTGCGATATGCCTTTTATAACTGCGAGTGCCATTGAGAAATTATTAAATAATTCTGATAATGAGCAGATAACCGCCTCAATGTTTAATCAAAAAATAAATCCACTATTTAGCATCTATCCTGTAATTTTAAAGGAAAATATTAAGAAAAGCATTGCTTTAGGAAATCTAAAAATGACCGATTTCATTCTGAAAAATCAACACGTTTTGTTACCTTTCGAGAACGAGATATCGGGTAAGATATTCAAGAATATCAATACTGAGAAAGAACGAAAAGAAGCCGAAAAGAAATGGAAGGATTAA
- a CDS encoding sulfite exporter TauE/SafE family protein: MQSEFLPYLFLLLPLAAFFYSSVGHGGASSYLMILALTGFAPEEIRPTALLLNMAVSFIAFMNHRRSCEFPKNLFLQLVIFSVPAAFLGGLVVVDSSIYKNILGVLLLFPVLNFLGVFPKNEKMILRDKLWMPPLIGILIGFFSGLIGIGGGIILSPLLLMLGWTNIRQTAALSALFIFVNSVAGYLGTTGFNLIDNKSLWILIPPAVLGGILGSYFGALKFNVRLVKHLLTFVLAGAALKLIFF, translated from the coding sequence ATGCAAAGCGAATTTCTACCATATTTGTTTTTGCTGTTACCCTTAGCAGCTTTTTTCTATTCCTCGGTAGGGCATGGGGGTGCCAGCAGCTATCTCATGATTCTGGCCCTAACCGGTTTTGCACCTGAAGAAATTAGGCCCACCGCTTTATTACTTAATATGGCAGTCTCTTTTATCGCTTTTATGAACCATCGCAGGTCCTGTGAATTTCCTAAAAATCTTTTCCTGCAATTGGTGATTTTTTCAGTACCTGCAGCTTTTTTGGGCGGGTTAGTAGTTGTGGACTCATCTATTTACAAAAATATTTTAGGTGTACTTTTATTGTTTCCGGTGTTGAATTTTCTGGGGGTTTTTCCGAAGAATGAAAAAATGATTCTTAGGGATAAATTGTGGATGCCTCCATTAATCGGGATTCTAATAGGTTTCTTTTCTGGACTTATTGGTATTGGTGGAGGAATTATCCTTTCTCCATTGCTACTTATGTTGGGGTGGACTAATATTCGTCAAACTGCCGCCCTAAGTGCCCTTTTTATTTTTGTCAATTCGGTAGCTGGTTACCTGGGGACTACAGGTTTTAATTTAATAGATAACAAATCGCTATGGATCCTTATTCCGCCAGCCGTACTCGGGGGCATTCTGGGTAGTTATTTTGGCGCTTTAAAATTCAATGTAAGACTGGTAAAACATCTGTTAACATTCGTCCTGGCTGGAGCAGCTCTTAAATTAATCTTTTTCTGA
- a CDS encoding molybdopterin molybdotransferase MoeA encodes MISVEQAKKILAENSERGQIIEKKLGECLGLILAENIYSPIDVPSFDNSAMDGYAMNFDENSRSWVVSNIIQAGDTSEINIASGKAARIFTGAKIPKGTNTVIPQELIEVIEVDQIKYIGDKISSGSNVRLKGSQSKKNSLILEKGQIFGAGQIGLFASVGVSQVKVFATPKVGFIVTGNELKEPGTPLKDGEIYNSNGPMLEALLKESGVKQIKSYKAPDDKASLQKIIDQALSENDILLLSGGISVGDYDFVKDCLNAAKVEELFYKIKQRPGKPMFAGKKDKKMIFALPGNPASVHSCFIQYVRPSIKHWLGKTAVWEADHKLKITEDIPKKPGFTYFMKGRKVNNSVELLKGQQSFNLQAFATAECLLELPAESSEVTAGTKVKVYDL; translated from the coding sequence ATGATATCAGTAGAACAGGCTAAAAAAATCCTCGCTGAAAATTCAGAAAGAGGGCAAATTATAGAAAAAAAACTTGGTGAATGCCTGGGTTTAATACTTGCCGAAAATATTTATTCTCCAATTGATGTTCCTTCCTTCGATAATTCAGCAATGGATGGCTATGCAATGAATTTTGATGAAAATTCCCGTTCGTGGGTAGTTTCAAATATCATTCAGGCGGGAGATACTTCTGAAATAAATATTGCTTCGGGCAAAGCCGCTCGTATTTTTACAGGAGCAAAGATTCCGAAAGGCACAAATACTGTAATTCCACAGGAATTAATAGAGGTAATTGAGGTAGACCAAATAAAATATATTGGAGATAAAATCTCTTCAGGTAGCAATGTTAGGCTCAAAGGTTCTCAATCTAAAAAGAATTCCCTGATCTTAGAAAAGGGCCAGATTTTTGGCGCGGGCCAAATAGGACTTTTCGCCTCGGTTGGGGTATCACAGGTAAAAGTTTTTGCTACACCAAAAGTAGGCTTTATAGTTACCGGTAATGAGTTAAAAGAACCCGGCACTCCTTTAAAAGATGGAGAAATATATAATTCTAACGGGCCAATGCTTGAAGCACTTTTAAAAGAAAGTGGCGTAAAGCAAATTAAGAGCTACAAAGCTCCCGATGACAAGGCGAGCCTGCAAAAAATTATTGACCAGGCACTTTCTGAAAATGATATTCTTCTTTTAAGCGGAGGAATTTCGGTAGGGGATTACGATTTCGTAAAAGATTGTCTCAACGCAGCAAAGGTTGAAGAACTTTTTTATAAAATAAAACAACGCCCGGGAAAACCAATGTTTGCCGGAAAAAAAGATAAAAAAATGATTTTCGCGTTACCAGGAAATCCCGCTTCGGTACATAGTTGTTTTATTCAATATGTTAGGCCTTCTATAAAACACTGGTTGGGCAAAACCGCGGTGTGGGAAGCAGATCATAAATTGAAAATCACCGAAGACATTCCCAAAAAGCCTGGTTTTACCTACTTTATGAAAGGCAGAAAAGTCAATAACAGTGTAGAACTTCTAAAAGGTCAGCAATCTTTTAACCTGCAGGCTTTTGCAACTGCAGAATGCCTTTTGGAATTACCCGCAGAAAGTTCGGAAGTAACTGCAGGAACCAAAGTAAAAGTTTACGATCTTTAA
- the moaA gene encoding GTP 3',8-cyclase MoaA: MLVDNHKRIHDYLRISLTDSCNFRCQYCMPDENIQCLPNKHLMQVDEIEKIATTFVNLGVNKIRLTGGEPLVRKEFREILARLSKLPVEISLTTNAVLVHKFIDDFKAAGIRAVNVSLDTLNAETFKRITKRDQFDLVWRNIQLLLKEGFRVKINAVAIEGVIEKEILDFVEITRDLPLHVRMIEFMPFEGNHWNSKKVITATQMLKWAKAEYDMVKLKDKPHATAKKYKAIGHEGTFAFITTMTEHFCGDCNRMRITADGKMKNCLFGKDEMDLLGTLRKGEDIEPFIRLSVLQKHAVMGGQFNKSYKDTETTQLENRSMIRIGG; the protein is encoded by the coding sequence ATGTTAGTAGACAACCATAAACGAATACATGATTATTTAAGAATTTCGCTTACAGATAGCTGCAACTTTCGTTGCCAGTATTGTATGCCCGATGAGAACATACAATGTTTACCTAATAAACATCTCATGCAGGTTGATGAGATTGAAAAAATTGCAACCACTTTTGTAAACCTTGGAGTTAATAAAATAAGACTCACAGGAGGAGAACCTCTTGTGCGAAAAGAATTCAGGGAAATTTTAGCCCGGCTCTCCAAACTCCCGGTAGAAATAAGCCTTACCACCAATGCGGTACTTGTACATAAGTTTATAGACGACTTTAAAGCTGCCGGAATACGCGCGGTAAACGTTAGCCTTGACACCCTCAATGCCGAAACTTTTAAAAGGATCACCAAAAGAGATCAGTTTGATTTGGTATGGCGAAACATTCAATTATTACTGAAAGAAGGTTTTAGGGTTAAAATTAATGCAGTAGCGATTGAAGGCGTAATCGAAAAAGAGATCCTGGATTTTGTAGAAATTACAAGAGATTTACCTTTACATGTACGCATGATAGAATTTATGCCTTTTGAAGGAAATCACTGGAATAGCAAAAAAGTAATTACCGCTACTCAAATGCTAAAATGGGCTAAAGCCGAATATGATATGGTGAAATTAAAAGACAAACCCCATGCCACGGCCAAAAAGTACAAAGCCATTGGTCACGAAGGTACCTTTGCGTTTATCACCACTATGACTGAACATTTTTGTGGCGATTGTAACCGCATGCGAATCACAGCCGACGGGAAAATGAAGAATTGTCTTTTTGGAAAAGATGAAATGGATTTATTGGGCACTTTACGAAAAGGTGAAGATATTGAGCCATTTATTAGATTATCAGTTTTACAAAAGCATGCAGTAATGGGAGGCCAGTTTAATAAATCGTATAAGGATACCGAGACTACTCAACTGGAGAATCGAAGTATGATTAGAATTGGCGGATGA
- a CDS encoding DUF6755 family protein — protein sequence MSDFRTSQNEAHPNKTNTIMTGIILLQILFVSIQIWFLFGALNNALEGNLFFAITTFVGSLLMALASFWVLRYLPEPLKKKPNNKPRVDVSRQP from the coding sequence ATGAGTGATTTTAGAACATCGCAAAACGAAGCACATCCCAATAAGACTAATACCATTATGACTGGGATTATATTATTGCAAATCCTGTTTGTAAGTATACAAATATGGTTTTTATTTGGTGCGCTTAATAATGCATTAGAAGGTAATTTGTTCTTTGCAATTACTACGTTTGTAGGATCGCTATTAATGGCCTTAGCTTCTTTTTGGGTACTGCGGTATTTACCGGAACCCTTAAAAAAGAAACCAAACAATAAACCCAGAGTGGATGTTAGTAGACAACCATAA
- a CDS encoding QcrA and Rieske domain-containing protein, translating to MAKEDSNSEREPSWKSDFPIETRRGTHVSRREFAKFLGLLSGAFALSNGFIVIKAMAFPAEKLEGEHFVVNENEVGVGEMFQFEIHGAKKIPYILIHLKENEWRAFEQKCTHLTCAVRYRKDENKIECPCHNGWFSADTGEVLQGPPPRPLPQLEVVIKEGKVYVKEENEDQNIL from the coding sequence ATGGCAAAGGAAGATTCAAATTCTGAAAGGGAACCAAGTTGGAAAAGTGATTTCCCTATAGAAACCAGGCGTGGTACGCACGTAAGTAGAAGGGAATTTGCAAAATTCCTCGGATTATTATCAGGGGCTTTTGCCCTTAGCAATGGCTTTATTGTAATTAAAGCAATGGCCTTTCCTGCAGAAAAACTGGAGGGAGAACATTTTGTAGTTAATGAAAATGAAGTTGGAGTAGGGGAAATGTTTCAGTTTGAAATTCATGGTGCCAAAAAAATTCCTTATATTCTCATTCATCTAAAAGAAAACGAATGGCGTGCTTTTGAGCAAAAATGTACCCACCTTACCTGTGCGGTAAGATATCGTAAAGACGAGAATAAAATAGAATGTCCCTGCCATAACGGTTGGTTTAGTGCAGATACCGGTGAGGTATTGCAAGGACCACCCCCAAGACCATTACCTCAATTAGAGGTAGTAATAAAAGAAGGGAAAGTGTATGTAAAAGAAGAAAATGAGGATCAAAATATATTATAA
- a CDS encoding 4Fe-4S dicluster domain-containing protein yields MPETNYDQEMAFFVDMQRCIGCGACEMACAECETNGQESMIHVNYVDRKKSPQTTVQVCMHCEDPTCANVCPADAIHQDEFGVVHSANSSRCIGCSNCVLACPFGVPKKMEEAELMMKCNMCYDRTSAGKKPMCATVCPSQALFFGTREEIERMRPDSEPVNSFLFGQQEVNTKVNIMMPKGTHQLIIP; encoded by the coding sequence ATGCCGGAAACAAATTATGATCAGGAAATGGCCTTTTTCGTAGATATGCAACGCTGTATTGGTTGTGGTGCTTGCGAAATGGCCTGCGCTGAATGTGAAACGAATGGTCAGGAAAGTATGATTCATGTGAATTATGTAGATAGGAAAAAAAGTCCTCAAACTACTGTACAGGTTTGTATGCATTGTGAAGATCCTACCTGTGCTAATGTTTGTCCGGCAGATGCTATACATCAGGATGAATTTGGAGTGGTGCACTCTGCGAACAGTTCCAGGTGTATTGGTTGCTCAAACTGCGTTCTTGCCTGCCCATTTGGTGTTCCAAAGAAAATGGAAGAAGCCGAACTAATGATGAAATGCAATATGTGCTACGACAGGACGAGTGCGGGGAAAAAACCAATGTGCGCTACCGTATGCCCAAGTCAGGCACTATTCTTCGGTACCAGAGAAGAAATAGAGAGAATGAGACCAGACAGTGAGCCGGTAAATTCTTTTCTTTTTGGACAGCAGGAAGTAAATACTAAAGTAAATATTATGATGCCTAAAGGCACACATCAGTTAATTATCCCATAA
- a CDS encoding molybdopterin oxidoreductase family protein yields MAKLPVSVDKIIEKYGPHKAYAPQEGFQGNKEPDKLVKTHCCYCGMQCGIKLKVKDNKVAGFEPWEEFPFNEGRLCPKGVMRYMQNNHPDRILDPLERVEGKGFKPVDWEHAMGRTVNEIKRIQEKYGKDAFAMLSGVSLTNEKSYMIGKFARVALKTANLDYNGRLCMVSAGGGNKKAFGLDRTSNSWADLKHAEVILIAGANVSETFPTLTHYIWQARDNGAKLIVVDPRMIPLARTADLHLPVRPGGDSALFGAILKIMVDNDWLDHDFIDNHTSGFQDTIDAVKDYDLDWAEEHTGISKELIYQAAEMWGKANTSFLLHARGIEHHTKGVDNVLSCINIVLASGRIGRPYCGYGTITGQGNGQGGREHGHKCDQLPGNRDITNPEHRKYISEVWGIDEKDMPGKGITAYEQIEAIHRGEIKGMISICFNPLVSLPNNNFVREALEKLEFYVNIDTFLSETARHADIVLPGSLHEEEEGTVTTAEGRVVKINEAVTPPKNARRDGDIIMELAARLGEKDKFNFPTSEDIFNELRVASKGGTADYYGITYKKIVDNMGVFWPCKTLDHPGTPRLWEDKKFATPDQKAHFNPVSYRPASEMPNKEFPVVLTTGRVVSQYLSGSQTRRIGKLVDKYPEPLLEIHPKLAFQYGIENHDLIKVKTRRGEAQFPAHVVETIREDTVFIPYHWGGKHGANQLTIDNLDPVSKIPEYKVCACQLEKTGKKGSQHLTETAYQSSS; encoded by the coding sequence ATGGCAAAACTTCCCGTTTCAGTAGATAAGATTATAGAAAAATACGGCCCGCATAAAGCCTATGCTCCCCAAGAAGGATTTCAAGGGAATAAAGAGCCAGACAAGTTAGTGAAGACCCACTGCTGTTACTGTGGTATGCAATGTGGAATAAAATTAAAAGTAAAAGATAATAAAGTTGCCGGTTTTGAGCCCTGGGAGGAATTTCCTTTTAATGAAGGACGTTTATGCCCAAAAGGGGTGATGCGTTATATGCAAAACAATCATCCCGACCGGATACTGGATCCTTTAGAGCGAGTTGAGGGAAAAGGCTTCAAGCCTGTAGACTGGGAGCACGCAATGGGCAGAACGGTAAACGAAATAAAACGAATCCAGGAGAAATACGGTAAAGATGCTTTTGCTATGCTCTCTGGGGTGTCACTTACCAATGAGAAAAGCTATATGATAGGTAAGTTTGCCAGAGTAGCTTTAAAAACAGCCAACCTTGATTATAACGGGCGTCTTTGCATGGTAAGCGCCGGAGGTGGAAATAAGAAGGCATTTGGACTAGACAGAACTTCAAATAGCTGGGCAGATCTAAAACACGCCGAAGTAATCCTTATTGCCGGAGCAAACGTAAGTGAAACTTTTCCAACCTTAACGCATTATATATGGCAGGCAAGGGATAATGGGGCTAAACTAATTGTGGTAGATCCACGAATGATTCCGCTTGCAAGAACTGCCGATTTGCATTTACCGGTAAGGCCTGGAGGTGATTCTGCACTTTTTGGTGCAATTTTAAAAATTATGGTTGATAATGATTGGTTAGACCACGACTTTATAGATAACCATACCAGCGGCTTCCAGGATACGATTGATGCAGTAAAGGATTATGATCTTGATTGGGCTGAAGAACATACGGGAATTTCAAAAGAGCTTATTTATCAGGCTGCTGAAATGTGGGGAAAAGCAAATACCAGCTTTTTACTTCATGCTCGTGGTATTGAGCATCATACTAAGGGAGTAGACAATGTGTTAAGCTGTATTAATATTGTATTAGCATCGGGAAGAATAGGAAGGCCATATTGCGGTTATGGAACTATTACAGGCCAGGGCAACGGTCAGGGAGGCCGGGAACACGGCCATAAATGCGACCAATTACCCGGTAACCGTGATATTACCAATCCCGAACATCGCAAATATATTTCAGAAGTTTGGGGTATAGATGAAAAAGATATGCCTGGAAAAGGTATAACCGCTTATGAACAAATAGAAGCTATTCACCGCGGGGAAATTAAAGGAATGATTTCTATTTGCTTTAATCCGCTGGTGTCTTTACCAAATAATAATTTTGTTCGGGAAGCTTTGGAAAAACTGGAATTTTATGTAAATATTGATACTTTTCTTAGTGAGACTGCACGCCATGCCGATATTGTATTACCGGGATCCTTGCACGAAGAAGAAGAAGGCACCGTAACCACGGCTGAAGGAAGGGTGGTTAAGATTAATGAAGCTGTTACTCCTCCAAAAAATGCAAGAAGGGACGGCGACATTATTATGGAATTAGCGGCACGGCTTGGAGAAAAAGATAAATTCAATTTTCCTACCAGTGAAGATATTTTTAACGAATTAAGAGTAGCTTCAAAAGGAGGAACTGCCGATTATTACGGAATAACCTACAAAAAAATAGTAGATAATATGGGGGTGTTTTGGCCTTGCAAAACTTTAGATCACCCGGGAACCCCAAGGTTATGGGAAGATAAAAAGTTTGCAACTCCAGATCAAAAAGCACATTTTAACCCGGTAAGCTACAGGCCTGCTTCTGAAATGCCGAATAAAGAGTTTCCGGTGGTTCTAACTACCGGGCGCGTAGTGTCTCAATATTTGAGTGGAAGTCAAACCCGGAGAATTGGGAAATTAGTCGATAAATATCCTGAGCCTTTATTGGAAATACATCCAAAGCTTGCTTTCCAGTATGGTATAGAAAATCACGATCTGATTAAAGTGAAAACCAGAAGAGGCGAAGCTCAATTTCCTGCTCACGTGGTAGAGACTATTAGGGAAGACACCGTTTTTATACCTTATCATTGGGGCGGAAAACATGGCGCAAATCAATTAACTATAGACAATTTAGATCCAGTTTCTAAAATCCCGGAATATAAAGTCTGTGCGTGCCAGTTGGAGAAAACCGGTAAAAAAGGATCTCAACATCTTACAGAAACTGCATACCAAAGTTCATCTTAA